Proteins encoded together in one Desulfosporosinus meridiei DSM 13257 window:
- a CDS encoding NADH-quinone oxidoreductase subunit C, translated as MKDYKTIPAAELRETAYQLYADGQNGLMSMFANDERQLNGNYAIYCLFSVGKSMQVIKAVLKDKGKLEFPSITPKISGAAWYEREIYDMFGLKPVGHPDLRPLALHENWPQGIFPLRKDFNSQTPVPTAKKEFPMAGVEGEGVFTVPVGPIHAGIIEPGHFRFSQAGEDIIRLDAKLFFLHRGIEKAIEGVPIERAFYQVERISGICTIAHSLSYCQAIENIAGVTIPLRAQYLRALVGEMERLYNHVGDIGNLCAGMGFAVGIMAGARLKEDIMRVNEALTGHRFLRGMVVPGGVRLDINEQLSAEIRLMLDKLMPDFDEMIELFRGNDAFLNRVETTGIVPRQAALDLGVVGIGARASGVDVDIRRDFPYGCYSALQFDVPVYTEGDVAARLWVRVDEVAQTVKLIRQILEKMPQGPLKAAIPTIKPYSSGFGWCESPQGNNLHWLMVGENNTVYRLYARSAAYPNWPALTVAAPGNIIPDFPLINKSYELSYACVDR; from the coding sequence ATGAAGGATTACAAAACGATTCCCGCTGCTGAATTAAGGGAGACTGCCTACCAGCTCTATGCTGACGGACAAAATGGTCTGATGTCCATGTTCGCCAATGACGAACGGCAATTAAACGGAAATTATGCTATCTACTGCCTGTTTTCAGTAGGTAAAAGTATGCAGGTCATCAAAGCTGTTTTGAAAGATAAAGGGAAATTGGAGTTTCCTTCAATTACACCTAAAATCTCAGGCGCTGCCTGGTATGAGCGTGAGATTTACGACATGTTTGGTCTAAAGCCCGTGGGTCACCCGGATTTAAGACCGCTGGCCCTGCATGAAAACTGGCCACAGGGGATCTTCCCGTTGCGCAAAGACTTTAACAGCCAAACACCTGTACCCACTGCTAAGAAAGAGTTCCCCATGGCCGGAGTGGAAGGGGAGGGAGTGTTTACGGTTCCGGTAGGTCCCATCCACGCCGGTATTATTGAACCCGGTCACTTCCGCTTTAGCCAGGCAGGTGAGGACATTATCCGCTTGGATGCCAAGTTATTCTTCCTGCACCGGGGCATTGAAAAAGCCATTGAAGGGGTGCCGATTGAACGCGCTTTTTACCAGGTCGAACGCATCTCAGGTATCTGCACAATTGCCCACTCTTTGTCCTATTGCCAGGCTATTGAAAATATAGCCGGTGTAACCATTCCGTTAAGAGCGCAGTATTTAAGAGCCCTGGTAGGTGAAATGGAGCGCCTTTACAACCATGTGGGGGATATCGGCAACCTATGTGCCGGGATGGGATTTGCTGTCGGAATTATGGCAGGTGCCCGTCTGAAGGAAGATATCATGAGGGTCAACGAAGCACTTACCGGTCACCGTTTCCTGCGCGGCATGGTGGTCCCCGGTGGTGTGCGCCTGGACATCAATGAGCAGTTAAGCGCTGAGATCAGGTTAATGCTGGACAAACTGATGCCTGACTTCGATGAGATGATCGAACTCTTTAGAGGAAATGATGCCTTCCTGAACCGTGTCGAGACCACCGGCATTGTACCCCGGCAGGCAGCTCTGGATTTAGGAGTAGTAGGAATCGGTGCCAGGGCCTCCGGGGTTGATGTAGATATCCGGCGGGATTTTCCTTATGGTTGTTATTCTGCGCTGCAATTTGACGTTCCGGTCTATACCGAAGGTGATGTGGCTGCCCGTCTGTGGGTCCGTGTCGATGAAGTGGCTCAGACAGTGAAGCTGATCCGCCAGATTTTAGAGAAAATGCCCCAGGGACCCCTGAAGGCAGCTATCCCCACCATTAAACCATACAGCAGCGGATTTGGCTGGTGTGAATCACCCCAGGGCAATAATCTTCACTGGCTGATGGTAGGGGAAAACAATACGGTTTACCGCCTGTATGCTCGGTCTGCCGCTTATCCTAACTGGCCGGCCCTAACCGTAGCAGCACCCGGCAACATCATCCCCGACTTCCCGCTCATAAATAAGAGCTATGAGTTATCATACGCCTGTGTTGACAGATAG